From the Plasmodium malariae genome assembly, chromosome: 2 genome, one window contains:
- the PmUG01_02016100 gene encoding conserved Plasmodium membrane protein, unknown function, with protein sequence MFLHLRFLIGIWLLLVVLLFGVNCFTTCFRIDGEGKLAKLKKLINKKIIFHMNDKYRNANVNGRKYVSFVYIHELTLSDYIDYVLNKTEEYDCVLFLIDVESSNGVSKFDRNSLALLEMFDQVAKKIVLENLYLYNECEFSAIIKLQEENDEKGTNKLIRPVFFFYLNFNKANILPLKYVHTIYDLPEFVYVNSNTFHHADYYLKVRSKYMLENYIKQEKQLKDTRERGQRGEIEKGKENELKNKTIPDYFIDFIYAYNRDDTNITSDEYSKKMKMFVGTFIIVITFSLLYIFVLILEKYEILKFVCSYILYLLCLSGLFHCLINKSEAYNMNINLDSIFHKYVYRTTSSQYIYEGLVFSSLVALISFSFFTLIRCASSKNTTDKRKKNFFFFFLLLIICLSLSVIHEINMYKMYFSTYFFFPPLKFFRK encoded by the coding sequence atgtttttgcATCTTCGATTTCTGATTGGAATATGGCTTCTACTGGTGGTGCTCCTCTTTGGGGTTAATTGTTTTACAACGTGCTTCCGCATAGATGGCGAAGGAAAATTagcaaaattgaaaaaattaataaacaagaaaataatatttcacaTGAATGATAAGTACCGGAATGCCAATGTAAATGGAAGGAAGTATGTttcttttgtatatatacatgagtTAACCTTAAGTGATTACATAgattatgttttaaataaaacgGAGGAGTATGACTGTGTGTTGTTTCTAATAGACGTAGAGAGCAGCAATGGAGTTTCCAAATTTGATAGGAATAGTCTAGCTTTACTGGAAATGTTCGACCAAGTTgctaaaaaaatagtattggAAAATTTGTATCTGTACAATGAATGTGAGTTTAGTGCGATCATAAAATTGCAAGAAGAGAATGATGAAAAGGGAACAAACAAATTAATACGtccagttttttttttttacctaaattttaataaagcaaatatacttcctttaaaatatgttcataCTATATATGACTTACCTGAATTCGTTTATGTGAATAGCAATACTTTTCATCACGCTGATTACTACTTAAAGGTTAGAAGTAAGTATATGCTtgaaaattacataaaacaGGAGAAGCAGTTAAAGGATACGAGAGAAAGGGGGCAGAGGGGCGAAATCGAAAAAGGGAAAGAGAACGAACTAAAGAATAAGACCATTCCGGATTATTTTATcgattttatttatgcatataatagAGATGATACAAATATAACGAGCGATgaatattctaaaaaaatgaaaatgttcGTTGGAACATTCATTATAGTTATTACATTTTCACTTCTTTACATCTTTGTGTTAATActagaaaaatatgaaattttaaaatttgtgtGTTCATACATTTTGTACTTACTCTGTTTGAGTGGCCTCTTTCACTGCTTAATCAACAAGTCAGAAGCTTATAATATGAACATAAATTTGGATTCAATATTCCATAAGTATGTGTATCGTACAACTAGTTCTCAGTACATATATGAAGGACTTGTATTTTCATCTCTTGTTGCATTAATAAGTTTTTCATTCTTTACATTAATTAGGTGTGCAAGTAGTAAAAACACAACagataaaaggaaaaaaaattttttttttttttttctactctTAATTATTTGCCTATCATTAAGTGTCATACATGAAAttaatatgtacaaaatgtatttttccacttacttttttttcccccctcTTAAGTTTTTCCGCAAGTAA
- the MRE11 gene encoding double-strand break repair protein MRE11, putative, translated as MCRMGSPPKEGKDINIRSIVYDKLSREKDSIKEILQNGANSISNTHYNDEHLSDCSNTGIHMYKKRNEVICENYKNSASCNNYESILNPVRSSHNNRSNLYSPMEYETSTALSNEKRARVISVKSLYSTFHKTSDILLNENGRMERTETTEKEGKEYIACSGNNLLKGKAKLQADHKNENENDSANKNEYENDSVNKNENENDNANKNEKDVDPYFAQQQNHIQNNDFLRKHENYYSSLAQSNEDKNRNRGSKICGKKGDDVFMNSIRSDKEDDSNANDLHQRIRNSKECSLLLSSCDTLHINDRRKNFTHNDGKESPFKKIEMKKYHKEENKSRRNTQNCRDIITKVSEHEKDPSHTFTLKELAENEERHLISSNVPMENTNITTKENIKLHEFEREKMQKNKPYNGVDKEVLNYSLGSMMDEKNIPNERREKKYNFICEEEGKRIFKNIPLCELKVILSENEPNTLKILLCTDNHLGYKENNAIQKEDTFNSFEEILFIAKKLNVDMILNSGDLFHKNKLSEYTLFKTMSTIRKYCHVSRKDVEIGSSPPTRLANGESKNMPSRVEETPTNNDDLTRKDKYRARLKEIRNYNYEYYKEDKMEESFPKNETYTYDEQNSLGENKKEMSTGSNNSESLTEGYSTVEKPKKKRICPLNSYSEGENSAERINDSSDERYCAKRSAVSDRNRGARIRGNSHARSEEEYYDEEERKGGERARSESRVKRTRGESLESFKLCSVNEKFEKSIPFFTVHGNHDYPYSYDYICPLDILNISNLINYIGKNSLNKIVVKPILLNKNSTKISIYAIGWIKDERLYRSFENKQVKFVLPLDYKRRINILVLHQNRYIRNSYGNNTKNFIKESFIPKFMDLVIWGHEHFSKPYLEESLFNSFYNLQLGSSVRTSLCANEYGDKYIGLLEIKKERFRFLKINLETVRPFEMKDIRLSDYNLNFKEESILNKFLHEQTSQILNKIKENFYEQVRKYYLFRKLFFPSNDEDNLLHVTYENKKKRSNPEEANIPLFNENIEKEITTNDIFEKSEKEREKYFYSILREQEINNFYDNLKNEDFYSSTFIHLAFSDYNDTFDLLKIKKYVYDKPLLKLKVEYNEINIINTQLFGSTFAHRIANPSEFLSFYKKKLKMKDTINTRVNSDEQDNVDDKDILNMEYINEYNKVFDILFDYCDVKNKLLILDQKIIMNTVQNFILNNNSSFNSDSINSSEFTSFLSMVENLSKNKIDLLELNLSNIPVENMTDDYLVQLTEKLSST; from the coding sequence ATGTGCAGGATGGGAAGTCCGCCAAAAGAAGGCAAAGATATTAACATACGTAGCATCGTTTACGACAAGTTGAGCAGAGAAAAGGATAGTATTAAGGAGATCTTGCAAAATGGGGCTAACAGTATTAGTAATACACATTACAATGATGAGCATCTAAGTGACTGCAGTAATACTGGCATCCATATGTACAAGAAGAGAAATGAGGTAATttgtgaaaattataaaaatagtgcaagttgtaataattatgaaagcATCCTTAACCCAGTCAGGAGTAGCCACAATAACCGGAGCAATTTATACAGTCCAATGGAATATGAAACTAGCACAGCTTTATCCAATGAAAAACGAGCTAGAGTTATATCAGTCAAGAGTTTATATAGCACATTCCATAAAACTAGTGATATAttgttaaatgaaaatgGACGAATGGAAAGAACAGAAACAACAGAGAAAGAGGGAAAGGAATACATTGCATGTTCAGGAAATAATCTACTTAAAGGAAAAGCAAAATTACAAGCTGACCATAAGAATGAGAATGAAAATGATAGTGCGAATAAGAACGAGTATGAAAATGATAGTGTGAATAAGAATGAGaatgaaaatgataatgCGAATAAGAATGAGAAGGATGTAGACCCATATTTTGCTCAACAGCAGAATCATATACAGAACAAcgattttttaagaaaacatgaaaattattatagcTCTTTGGCTCAATCAAACGAGGATAAAAACAGGAACAGGGGAAGTAAAATTTGTGGTAAAAAAGGAGATGATGTATTTATGAATTCCATTAGAAGTGATAAGGAAGATGACAGTAATGCAAACGATTTGCATCAGCGAATTAGGAATAGTAAGGAATGCTCCCTTCTTTTGTCTTCATGTGATACCCTTCACATAAACGATAGGCGGAAAAACTTTACTCATAATGACGGAAAGGAAAGtccatttaaaaaaatcgaAATGAAGAAGTACCACAAGGAGGAAAATAAAAGCCGAAGGAATACACAAAACTGTAGGGATATCATAACCAAAGTCAGTGAACATGAGAAAGATCCATCACACACATTCACTCTAAAAGAATTAGCGGAAAACGAAGAGAGGCATTTAATTTCATCTAATGTACCAATGGAAAACACAAACATCACTACTAAGGAAAACATTAAGCTACACGAATTTGAGCGCGAAAAAATGCAGAAAAACAAACCATATAACGGTGTAGATAAGGAGGTGCTAAACTATTCTTTAGGTTCAATGATGGATGAGAAGAATATTCCAAATGAACGAAGAGAGAAGAAGTATAATTTCATATGTGAAGAGGAAggtaaaagaatatttaaaaacatcCCATTATGTGAACTAAAAGTAATATTAAGTGAAAATGAACcaaatactttaaaaattttattatgcaCAGATAATCATTTAGgctataaagaaaataatgcTATTCAAAAAGAGGATACATTTAACTCTTTtgaagaaattttatttattgccAAAAAGTTAAATGTTGATATGATTTTAAACAGTGGTGATCTATTTcataagaataaattatcAGAGTACACTCTCTTTAAAACTATGTCAACCATAAGGAAGTATTGTCATGTTAGTCGGAAAGATGTAGAAATCGGGTCAAGTCCACCTACACGCTTAGCAAATGGGGAATCAAAAAATATGCCTTCGCGTGTTGAGGAAACACCAACAAATAACGATGATCTAACACGAAAAGATAAATACAGAGCACGCTTGAAGGAAATAcgtaattataattatgaatacTACAAAGAAGACAAAATGGAAGAAAGTTTTCCGAAAAATGAAACTTACACATATGATGAACAGAACTCATTaggtgaaaataaaaaagaaatgagtACGGGAAGCAACAACAGTGAATCACTCACTGAGGGTTATAGCACTGTGGAGaagccaaaaaaaaaaagaatttgcCCCTTGAATAGTTACTCTGAGGGGGAAAATAGCGCGGAGAGAATCAACGACAGTAGCGATGAGAGATATTGTGCGAAAAGGAGTGCAGTGAGTGATAGAAACAGAGGTGCAAGAATCCGTGGGAACAGCCATGCAAGAAGTGAAGAAGAATACTACGATGAGGAAGAGCGCAAAGGAGGAGAACGCGCGCGCTCGGAGAGCAGAGTAAAACGGACTAGAGGAGAATCACTGGAAAGCTTCAAATTATGTTCAGTGAACGAGAAATTTGAAAAATCGATTCCCTTTTTCACGGTGCACGGAAACCATGACTATCCATACAGTTATGATTACATATGCCCTCTAgacatattaaatatatcaaacCTAATAAACTACATTGGAAAGAATAGTCTGAACAAAATTGTAGTTAAAcctattcttttaaataaaaacagtaCGAAAATTTCTATATATGCTATAGGTTGGATAAAAGACGAAAGGTTATATAGATCCTTTGAAAATAAACAAGTAAAATTTGTGTTGCCATTAGattataaaagaagaataaaCATTTTAGTATTACATCAAAATAGGTATATAAGAAATTCATATGGaaataacacaaaaaattttattaaagaatCATTTATTCCCAAATTTATGGATTTAGTTATATGGGGACATGAACATTTCTCGAAACCTTATTTAGAAGAaagtttatttaattctttttataatttacagCTAGGGTCCTCTGTTCGGACATCCTTATGTGCTAATGAATATggtgataaatatattggtttgcttgaaataaaaaaagaaagatttcgttttttaaaaataaatcttgaAACAGTTAGACCCTTTGAAATGAAAGATATAAGATTGTCTGAttacaatttaaattttaaagaagaatctattttaaataaatttttacatgaACAAACAAGTCAAATATTGAACAAAATtaaggaaaatttttatgaacaagtcagaaaatattacttgttcagaaaattattttttccctctAATGACGAAGATAATTTGCTACATGTTACatatgaaaataagaaaaaaaggagtaaTCCTGAGGAGGCAAATATTCCATTATTTAATGAGAATATAGAGAAGGAAATTACAACAAAcgatatttttgaaaaatctGAAAAGGAAcgagaaaaatatttttattccattttacGGGAAcaggaaataaataatttttatgacaatttaaaaaatgaagatttTTATTCAAGCACATTTATCCATTTGGCTTTTTCAGATTATAATGACACATTTGATTTGTTAAAGATAAAGAAGTATGTATATGATAAACCTCTCCTTAAACTAAAGGTcgaatataatgaaattaacataattaaTACGCAATTGTTTGGATCAACCTTTGCACACAGGATTGCAAACCCGTCTGAATTTTTATCCTTCtacaaaaagaaattaaaaatgaaagacaCAATAAATACTCGAGTAAATTCGGATGAACAGGACAATGTAGATGATAAAGATATTCTTAACatggaatatataaatgaatataacaaAGTTTTTGATATACTATTTGATTACTGtgatgttaaaaataaattacttatattggatcaaaaaataattatgaacacTGTGcagaattttatattaaacaataattcttcttttaattccGATTCGATTAACAGTTCAGAATTTActtcttttctttccatggttgaaaatttatcaaaaaataaaatagactTACTGGAGCTAAACTTATCAAACATTCCTGTGGAGAATATGACTGATGATTATCTTGTGCAACTCACCGAAAAGTTAAGCAGTACGTag